The DNA segment GGGGTACCATGGCTCTGCATCCTGGTCCCCACTAGTCCCCTGGTCCCCACtggtccctgctcccagcccggctctggggtcaggaggaggagggtgcaGGCTCCCTGATGTGGGAGCGTGGAGTACCCATCATCGCTGCTGCCAGGTACGACTTGACCCCCAGGTTGGTGGCCACCCCTTTGGCACGGTGGGTCACGTCACTGGCTGGCCTGGCCCTGGTGGCTGGCCCTCATTCTTCTTGAGGATGACGCTGCTGAGCTCCTGGATGAGTTTGTCATTGATGGGTGAGGGAGGCTGCATGCTCCTCTTTCTGGGGATCTCCAGGGAGGTCTCCTTGTTAGGACTGCTCCCTGGTGTGGCTGTCTGCTCCCAGTCCCTGGCCAGCACCAGGGAAGGCTCCACATTCCTCTCCAGAGAGGCCGTTTTGGTGGGTCTGAGCCCCTGTGCTGGAACTTTGTCGCTCTCCAGGTTCAAGCCCCTTTCAAGAGACAGGGCTTTGGTGACAGAGGGACCTGCCACcctctgggctgggctggcaggcagTGAGGAGCGCAGCGCTGTAGCTGGGGGCTGCTCAGGAAATGGGGCTGGCTTCTTGGACCTGTCCACGGGGGGCATGGCTGACAGGTCTGCCaacagcccctgctccagctccagcgCAGCCAGCTCAGCGAAGCTGCCCACCTCCTCATAGACAGGATCAGCGtccacctccttctcctgctgctcctctagGGAGTCCTGGTGAATCTTCATGGgctgggggagggtggggggtcAGGGTGAGGGGCACTGTCTGCACTGCTCAGCTGTACCCCTCCATCCCCCCAtcaccttcccctccctgcactCGGGTCCTGCCCAGGGAGCCTTGCCCCCTGCCCATGGGCCTGATGACTGCAGGAGACTCACCCTCCATCAGGTCTCTTGGCTCAAGCACTGTTGCCCTTTCTCCTCCATCGCTGATGGAGGGTGAGCGTTTTGGTCCCTGTGAGGCATGATCCCTGCCACCAAGCTGTGGCACCAGCTCAGCATTCCTTGCCAGAGgtggtttggggtggggagggcagaTGGGTGGCCATGCAGAGCACAAAGCCAGGTGAAGTCCAGGCAGGTGGCCCCCATGGAAATAACCTGATGGTGAGGGGAACTCAAACCCATTTTCTCGCATTTCTTATGTTGATTCCCCTCTGGGCAATATGAACGCAATGGGAGAGGCTCTGGGAACTGGGCTGGACTATTGTCATGCTTGCATGCACTGGGACCATGCAGGGACCTCCATCCCTGGGTATGGGGTACACAGAGCAATGAGCATCTCCGTCTCTGCCATGCAGCTTGGGCAGGATGGCCTGGGCATGTCTCCGAGTGCAGGTGGTATGCTGCAGGCAAGCCCATGCTGCCAGAGCCAGGAGGCATGGTGCAAAGCCAGCAACAGACATGCTCCACATGTGCGGGTACTTACAAAGAACATGGACAAAGTCCTTCGCGTGTGCAGGCGGCGCTAGAAACAGAGGAGATGGGCAGAGGTAAGCACACAGTAGTGCAGAGCAGGGACACGGATGCCTTGGCAGGCAGAGGATGGGCAGCGGGGTGCAGCACTCCAAGTGCCCTCACAGTGCCCTGCATGCATGGAGAGCTGCCACAGACAGGAGCACAGCATGCAGCACACACAACCACACTCACACACCCaacccgccccacccccccacccccaccaccaagCACAGGGAAACACACCAAAAACATCCATCAGTGCCAGGCAGCTTGCACCCCCTCCAGGGCCCTGGAGTGGCACATGGTCTTGAGATGGGTGCATGGACCTGGGTGGATGCAGGAGCACCCATGGGCAGGCGTAGCTGCTGGGGCTTTACCAGGGTTTGGTTGGCGGAGAGCATGGTGGCATCAGTGCTGTCCCCATGCAGGGGCACCAGCGGCATGGTGCCAAACTTCTGCTTGGCGAGGTCAGAGGAGGAGCGCCGGCGCATGATCACGGGGCGCAGGTCATCATGCTGTGCAAAGGGACAGGACAGGGAGAGGGGGTCATGCCATGCTGCCTGGCCAGGCCCCTCCTGTCCCAGTGCGGCCCAGCTGGGTGGCATGGCCAGCCTGCACTCACCTGAGCCTTGAGGATGCTGGTGGTCCAGTCCCACAGCTCAGCCCGCCCCGAGCACACGAGGTACCTGCAGAGGAGTCATGTGAGAAGTTGtgagggagcagggccagcgGGGCCCAGGTCCCCTTGTCAACTTGCCTGTGAGCCCTAGGCTGTCAGGCACAACTATACCCAGAGAGGCTGCACCTCTGAAACTGCATGCCTGAATCGCTGCTTCAGGGCAAGGCGAGAGCTTGTTGAGCAGCCATGAGGCACCTTGGCTCAGCTGTCCTTGCTGCCTTTAGAAGAATATCACAGCCCCATGTCAGGGGCAGGtgatgtgctgctgcagcactggcagtgTCAGGGAAACGGGGACAGGATCAGTGGGATGCACGGGTATGCCCAGGAACCCAGTGATGCCAGGGAGGCCAGGGCAGGGACCCTAGCTCAGTGCAGGGTGCAGGAGCACCTGCTGTTGGGTGTGCGGGGACATGGAGCAGTGTTGAATgaaggctggcaggcagcacagccatgcAGGTGATCTGCACACCTGGGCAGGGTGAGCAGGTCCTCTGGagcctggtgctgggtgctTGGAAGATGCATCTCCCCAGAGTGCTGGCATGGATGGGGAGGTAGGAAAGGTGTGTGGCACGGAGATGGATTGCCCCTGGAGCCTGGCCCCCACCTTGTGCCAGGGAGCATGTGGCCTCACCACTCTGTCCCTTGAGTGTCTCAGCAAGGTACCAGCTCTACTTTGACCTCCAGGGCCCTGTAGCACTGCCCCTGGCTGTCCCACTCCCACTAAAACTGGGGACAGATCTCAacatccccccagccccaggacagTAGGGGCAGAtactcacagctgctgcttgtcCAGGGTCAGTGTGAAACCCCACCTGGCGAAAGGAggagacaggctgtggtgcaGCACCACCAAGCCCAGACACAGCCTGGGGTTCatgggcagtggggcaggggtcTGAGCTTGTCCCAGCTTTGGGTCCCGGTGGGGCTTGGCATGCTCCCAGCATGTGTCGGGTGCAGGGACCAAGGGTTGTGTGCCCCAGAGCCATGACTTGGAAGGTGCCACTTACTGGGCTGGTGGCTTCAGCTTCTTCTTAACGCCCATGTAAACCTTGGCTGCGTCCAGGGGCCACTCGCGCTCTGGCTTGGCACTCTGGGGAAGGAGATCTATTGAGTCAGCCCAGCTTGGTGCCAGCCTCCCTGCCAGGAGGACAGCCACCACCGTGCCACTGCTGTCCCCAGGCTCCCCTTCCTtgcctctcctcccaccctCAGGGCACAGGTCCacccctgcagcatcccctgggTACCCTCTTCTccttgagcagcagcagcctccgATCCCGGATGACAAAGTAGCGCTCCTGAAACTTGTTTCCCAGCAGTCTGGGGGGCTCCTCGCGGCATTTCAGCAGCCCGCACTTGGGGGTCTCACGTTTGACACCTGCCCAGTGTGGGTGGGGAGATGGGGGTCAGGGGGGCTGGAAGCAGGTAGGGGGGTGGCTGGGGTATTGCAGTGAGATCCCACTGTGGGTCTCAGGGATGTGCTCCTGAAGGCTGCGGCGTTGTAGCCAAGGCAAAGGgaagcacaggcagagctgtcCCACTCTGTGGACAGCCCTAGGGGCTGGGACCCTTTGTGATTGCCTTACCTGTGAAGAGACAGCTGCCCTCACCGATGGGGACCTTCCTCACCAGCAGATAAGCGGCACTGGGCTCTGGGAGTTTGCACCACTGCAAAGCTTGCTCCAGCACTTTCTCCTTGGGGTGCAGGGGTCGCTCTGGGGAGGCAGGGACACTCTCACTGCTGCATCCCCTTCCTGTGCCAGTCTCCATCCCCCCTGCCAGTGGCAGCAAGCTGCCCACCCATACCTCAcacctcctcctcaccagcccGGCCACACTGAGAGCATCCCCCTGTGCTATCCCACCATGCTCACCCAGCTCCCCATTCTCCAGGGCTTCAAAGGTCAGCCAGATGTCCAGGCTGGCTGCCACATTGCGCATCTCCAGCACCTGGttggtgagctcctctgctGTCATCGTGGGGGACACCTGGGGGCGGACATAGGGAAGCTGCAGTGGGTGGTGGCAGGATGGGTcccagggacaggctgggaccttttttttttcttcccttttttccctcctgcttttgccttttctttctttttctcttctgcttttgccttttttttttctttcttttttttttttttttcagaagcctGCATCCCTCCTTGCTTCCTCTGGCATGGCCCTCCTTTGGGACTCACCTTCAGGGTGATGCAGCAATCCGGCAGCTTCTGCTCCAGGTAAACTTCGATGATGAGGTCCCCTGCCTGTGAGAGCTGGGGGAAAAGCGGGTGGCATTGATGCTGTGCTGGGACGGGTGCTGTGCACATTCCCTCTCCCCAGGGGCTGGTGAAGGTGTCCCAGGGAGCTGAGGCTGCTTctctgctgggcaggagcctCAAGGTGATGAGCAAAAGGGAGACAAGCAGGGGAAGGTCCTTCCCCAAATATGTGGTGTGGGACAGTGGGGACCCAAGGTGGGCAGCTGGGAGTGCCCCCATCCTCCAGGCAGTCCTACCAGCCCAGGGGTCCCTTGTGATGAGGGCCAGCAAGCACATCCCTGGTACCTGGGTGTCCTTCCAGGTGGTGATCAGACTGTTCTCCAGATCCATCTGGGATACCTGGTCCTCGTCAATCTGCCAGAGGAAGGGTGCACAGGGTGAGAAGGACACACATGGAGTCAGTGAGGAGTGGGATATGGCTTGAGGGCACATGGCCAGGATAAAGGGATGCAGGGcgaggcagaggcaggcagtATGGAGGGATACAAGGGGAGAtgcacagagccagcacagAGGGGGCTGGCAAGGACCCTGCAGAGAGCTTACATTGAAGATGCTGACATAGTTGTCAATGAGGTCTTCCATCACCTTGACCTCGTGCTCCCCTTTGCCATCAGTCTGGAAGAGACTGGGTGCAAAGAGCAGCGACAGGTTCTTGGTGCTCATCTGGTTGAGATCTGCACATTTCTGCACCCTGAGACAAGGTGGACAGAGATGAGGGGTTGGTCTCACTCTGGATGGGGTTTCAGCCCCAGCCACCCTCCTCTGCACCATACAAACTCTCCTGAAAAAAAGCCCATTTTtccacagctccccagcagtGGCAACTTCAAGCTGGGCAGTTCCTTTTCCAAGGACTCCCAGCTGCCATCAAACCACAAAACAGCCCCATCTCATACTCTGAGTTTAGGATAggaatttgttttttcccctctttttttggGCACTGGGTGAAGTTTCCATTCTACAGGCGGGTGTCCCCTACTCCCAAACCTCCTGTCACTCTCCCTTGCTGCAGGATGACTTTGGGAATGTTTGAGGTGTCCCAGAGTAACATGCTCCAGGACACCCCAGCACTGACTGGGGGGCTGATGGGGCAGGGCATGGGCACTGGGCTCTCCCTGGCTCACAGGGATGGGAACCAGCATGCCTTGGGCAGCAGCGAGATGCCACACTACGGCCTGGCCTTGGGGACCCCGTCTGGACCAGGGCGCCCTGCAGGGAGGTGGCCTACTGACCGGTAGAGGTGCCCGATGAGCGCAGCCAGGGTCTTGTGATTGAGGCGAGGCAGGCGATGAATTAGTTCCTTGTACCGTTCCAGGCGCTGGGGCTTCGAGGAGATTTCTGGAGGGAGAAAACCAAGTCATGGACCGTTGCTGAACCCAACAGACCCAGAGCTGACATGGTACCAGGACACCTCCCTGAGGGACACTGGTCCCAGGGGTCGCTGTCAGGCAGCCCGGTGTGGGAGCAAGTGTGAGGTGAAGGAGGTACCTGCAGCCTCCTTCCACTGTGGGTGCAGCTCCAGGGTAAAGACAGGGTCTTCCAGCTCACGGAAGAACCTCTTCAGGACATCAGTGACATCCTCGATGAAGTTGTCATTGATGCGCAGCTTGACGTTGCGAGCATCCCGCCGAAACTCCTCCATCAGTACCTTGATCCGGGACTTGGCTCCATTCTTGCGGTAAATACCCTCATGCCGCAGCCCTGGGACAGGGACATGGGGTCATGGTGGGGTCACGGGGGCCCAATCCTGCTTGAGGAATCCCTAACAGGGCTGGTGCCCTGAGAGTGGTGCCTCCTGCTTGGACTCATTGGCCACCCCATGTGTGTTGGAGGATGCTCTGACCATGCTGCTGCCATGCTGAGCTCACCATACTGCGTGATGAAGGCAATGCAGCTGTCCACAATGATGGGAATGTCACCCCGGCTCAACTGCTGGTCCCGCAGTGCATTGCCCCGGCCCCCTGCTGATGCCTGGATGTCAGTGTACCATGCCGCTGAGTCCGCCCGTGACAAGCCCTGCAGGTAAAATGTCCTGAGAACAACAAGGGCagaaaagagggaatgaaggtTGCCGAGGGGGCAGGTCATCCCCTCCTGCCTGTAggcacagcctggctctgggACAGGTAGTGTGGCACAGCCAAGCTGAGCCAAAGGACACCCTACCCCAGCAAGACACCCTGGGCTTGGGTGACCTCTGTAAACACCCtggccacagccctgctgtcccAGTAGCATCCCCACTGTGGGTTTGGGATCAACGTCAACTAATGCATGAGTGCCtttgccctgggcagcctgctgaggTTGCTTGGCTCATTATCTGTCATTTCCGCAGCCAGGACTCACCTCCCCATCTCCACAAGGATCATCAGCTCCTTCTTCTCTGGGGTCTCCGTGGGGGGAACCAGACCTGCATTGGGGTGAGAAGTAGAGGGGTCAGAGCCATGCATGGCCCGCCACCATATGGTACTGGTCCTGGGCTGTGGCACAGAACTCactgagctcctgcagccgccGGAGGTTGATGCTGTCCTCAGCCCCATCATCATTGGTGGGGCAGATGAAGAGATGGGCTTTCTGCAGGATGAAGAAGGCCTGCTGCCATCGCTCAGGGTTGAGCATGCACTTGTAGCGTAGCTGGCCCACGCGCTGGAATTCGTAACCCAGCAGGCAGTGACAGCTCATGGGTGTGAACCACTGTAGGATGGAGCAAAGAGATGAGCTGGGTAAAGACAAGGCTCAGCACCTGAGCACAGACCCCCAGAAGGATGGGGGCAGGTCACCAGGGAGGACATGAGCCCCTACAAAGGGAAGAAGGTGCTTGCCACAGAGGATGAAGATCACAGGGAGGTGGGAGGAATCACAGTGGGGAAGTGAGGACAGAGCCCAGGGACCCACCAGTGCCATGGGGTGCTGAGGCTGGCTCACCTTGCCGATGGCACTGGCCCAGGCTTGCAGGGTCTCAGGCCCATCggttcccagctgctgcactttTTCCCCAGCGAGGAAGAGCTCGAGGGTGAAGCGAAACCTATGGAGGATGAACCAGCCCATCAGGACAGCCCCCTACCCCAAACCTGCACCCAGAGCCAGATCAGACCATTGCACCAAGCAGAGACCAATGCCCACGCTGCTCTCTCTGTGCCCACAGGCATTCTGGGCATGCAGtgggggcacagctgggtgtACCTTTCAGTGGGGCCAGGGCTGGCGAGTGCCTGGGCTCTGTTCACGCCCAGGGAGATGAGGTCCCCACTCTCAATGTGGCCCAAGGGCTCAGTGCATTTCTCTGTCTCGAAGAAGAGCAGGGCTCTCTCCAGGGAGCACCACGTGCGCTGGAAGTCTGCAGGACCGGGGGGAGGTCAGCAGCCCTGGAGTGAGCACCCCACTGGCTGCCCTCCCATGGTCCCCACACTTACCCTCTTTGCTCTTCTTGGTTCCTGGGAGCTTGAGGGGGGGCATGGCCCGGTACAGGTACCCACTGTGTGTCACTGGCTGTGTGATCTCATTGTAGACTCCCTCCAGATGCGGTTCCTGTGCGCTGGCACTCCCTGCGGGGAATGGTGCTGAAAGCAGGATGAGAGCAGGCACCCACCAAAGCATGAGTACCAGAGGAGTGTGGAGACCCTACTCATGCAGGTGTAGGCAAGTCAGTGTCTCAGGCATGGGGTTCCCTGAAAAGGGGCTCCAGAGGAAGCTGCTGCCTTGTCCCATCCCAAAAGAGGGGCGCAATGGGAATGGGGCAGGTGGGTCCCCCAGGGAGCCACCGGACCTGATGCACTGGCTGTCTCCAGCCTTGGGGTGTGctgtggggggcaggggcaaTGCCAAGGaagaagccccccccccccccttacagCCAGATGGAGCTTGAGGGTTCTTGTTACCTGAATGGTTCCTGggcctttttctctccagtccCCAGCAAAGGTCTGCCCCTGTGGCCACCTCACAGGCAGCAGGGTCAGCTACCAGCCCAGCCTCCGAGGTTGAGAAGAACTGCAGGACGGTCTTGAGCAGGGCTGGTCCTGCCACTGCAGTGCACAGCGCCTGGGATGAGACAGATGCCTGTAGGGACCACATTGTGGCTCACAGagacccccagcccactgccagGGGTGCTCAAAAACAGGCAAAGTGGGTCACAACTCCTACCTGAGCCCCGAGAACTACCTGACATGAGGGTGTGGGTGTACGCAGCCAAGCTGGTGTTGGTATCTCAGACCCAGAGCTCTGGGATTGttcccagcaccccagcatccTGGCTGCACTCCAAGGTGGCCCTTACCTGGAGCACGTCCTCCTGAGTGGCACAGTGGGGATGGGGCAGGCGGTACCGTCCCTCTCGGTACTTGCGTGAGATGAAGTCCCGTCTCTGCTCAGCAGTGGCATCCGGGTAGAGGGCCTCAGCGGTGGGGAGGTGAGCAGCCCAAAACCGGTTGGCTCGGTCATTTCCCAGCACAATGAAGAGCTACAGGAGAGTCCCATGGTCATGGTGAGCACCAGGGCCAgccaggaggagcaggatgCCCAGTGTCCCTGCATCCTGGGGGAGACCGTGGGGCTGCTGCCTTGCCCAGAGCCTGGCCCCTGAACATGCCATGCCAGCCCCAGTGCCCTGCCCTGAGTGTCTCTACCTGTACAATTTCATTGGACCAGACACTGGTGTCAAGCTTCAGACTTTGCACCTTGGAAATGTTGGAGCCCAGGCTGCGGTGCTGCCCTGCAAGGAGTAGGAGAGTGAGCACCCCTTGGTCCTGTCAGGGGAACCGGTACCCAGGTGGCACCCATCAcccagccagcaccctgcctgccagGCAGGGCCAGCCCACACCTGCTGGGACCCCCATGTGCCTCCCAGGGAGATGTACTGGCCTGCACACTGCTTGCAGATGACCACACACAGGTTGATGGATGCCCAGTCGGGACTCTGAGCCCAGCAGTCTGCACAGTATTTGTTGGCTTTGTTGGACCAGATCTTTTCTGCCACCTCGTAGTCATAGAGTGTCTCAGCTATGGCCTCCTGCAGGGCCTCCATCCACTCCCGCTTCTCCCACTCTGACTCTGCCACGAAGCTAtgagcaccagcacagccaaaACTCAGGGGTCTGGAGAAACCAGCACCTGGGTccagcacccagctgctcccccaTCTTGTTCCACCGGCTGCCTGAGGTACCTGAATATTTTGGAGGGAGTGATGAGCTCAAAGCTGCGGTTCTTGGCTTCACGGATGGTGGACCCACGCATCTCAATCAAGCAAATGCCAATGCCCAttttaaagaactgaaattCAGAGTGACAGTGGTGCTGgctctgcagtgcagcagctgcagtggacACACCACCCAGACATGCCCATGACACTGGAGCCAGGGAGCTGTGTCCAGCTTTCCCAGCACCCCATCCCTGCTTTGCCTGGACAAGCCAGACCTGGTACCCTGCCACGTCTCATGTGGGCTGACATAAAGCATCCTGCAAATGAAAGGCAAGTTCTGCCCATAGCCCTTGAAACCTGGCCATTCAAGTCCTTCTGTTTTGGGGATTTGAGTTCACACTAAGTCAGGTGCACTCATAAAGCGTCAGCTTGAGCAAAAACCACAGAGGCTTGAATGTTGCTTTGTGCAAGTCAGGCAAAGTGAAACAAGGTGAATAGAAGAAAACCAGGGTTGCTAAGAAAATTCAGCAGGCAGGATGTGGGGAGTTccatgggcagcaggcaggatgcGACTGGCTGGCAGAGACCTGCTGCCTCCCACGTGGCAAGCCTGCGCTGCAGTAGGCATGTTTGCTGGTGGTTTTGTTGTCATTGATCTACCTGTCCTGTGATGGATCGGGACATTTCAGTGTGACCAACACCTAAGTGCCTGGCAAAGATGAAGATAACTTGGTGATAGCGAGGAGATCCTGCTCTGCCATTCCCTTTCTCCTACCtgtccttttcctctctgctctgcctttggcACTGCCCCTGGCTAagctccctccatccctccattGCTCTCATCCCATtcactgctggcacagccctcTGTGCCAGCAGGGTGTTTGGTCTGGCCACAAACCTGCTCGCTCTTGTACAGCCACATCTCAGGCAGGCTCAGGGCTGCAAACACCTTGGACTTCTGGCCCTTCAGCTCCAGGACGCCTGACTTCTGGCAGTGAGCGGTGTTGGCGGGCTGGGGCCGGCATCCCACCAGGCGCTGGTCCATCACCTTCTTCTGCAGTGTGGAGCACCACTCATTCCTCTGGGCTGGGGACCGGGCATGAGGGAGCAGGTCTGAGCCTTTCCCAACAGCCCTGGCATGGAGCAGAGCACCCAACAGACATGGCAGGGGAGAGGTCCCCTCGCTCATTGTGGCTAGATGTTTTAGGGACAGGGTGAGAGCTGCCCTCAGGATGCTCTGGCTGGAGGAGGGAGTCAGGGACGGTTCTTTGGGGACTGGTGGGTCCTGGCCCTGGTCTTCGCTTACCCTCATTCTCAGCACGGAAGACAAAGATCCGGTGGCTGGTGAAGACCTGGAACTTGTTGTCCTTGGTGGAGCGAGCCATCTCAATCACAGACAGTGGGATCACCCCCTTGGGGTAGGGCTCCTGGAACAAGCCCCAGGCAGAGTTaccccttttcccttcctgtggGGCACCTCCATAGCCTGGCCACCCCAGTACCCACCTTGCCAGGCACACTGGCACCATAACAGCAGAGGTAAGGGGATGTGTCAGAGATGTCTACAAGCTCCTGCAACAGTGGCTGCTCTGGGGCCATGCATGGTACCGGTTTTTGCATGGGTGTCTCTGGTGTGAGACCAGCCTGTCTGGCTGTGTGGTGGGACTGGGACAGCAGTGTCTGTCACCCCAGATGGCGTGGCAAccaccagcaccccacagcAGGCCTAATGAGGCCATGCAGAGCCCCCACAGAAGGATGAGAGGATGTGGGACAGGAAAGGGTTGTCTCACCCCACACTCCTAACCCACAGTGCCAGCACCCACAGTGAGAAAAGCTCCTCCACGTGTAGCACATCCTCCACATCCTCTGGGTGCTCGGCTGGGTGCTGCCTCATAGCAGAGTCCAAGGGacaccagcagctgggcaggagctgaggaTTCAGGGGGGGATGGGTCCATGGCTGGGACCCAGAGACCCCCCCATCTTGCAGCCAGCTTGCGAGCCAGCAGGACCCCCTCACCTGCTCCCTTTCTACCCTGTGTTTCCTATGGCGTGAGGCTATGTTCGGAGTCCCCCAGGCACAAGGTGCCATGGCTGCTCCACCCTAGTGATGGTAAAGCAGTGCTGTCTCCTTACAGAAGGACAAGGGGAGGCAAAGGGAATATGGCAGCTCATGTGGTGTCAAGGCACCCCACTTAAGCTGCACAGTGCACCCTCCCCACCTTGCCCGCATCCCACCCTTTTGTACCTTCTCACTGCTGAAGTACATCAGGTTCTTCCCATCAAAACGGACGTAGCGCCTCTGGAAGACATAGTTCCTGTTGGGATGGCAGAAAAACAGGGATGTTGGGAAGCGGATGATCCCCCCCGAGAACCCTACATCTGCTCACAgaccccctccttcccccaagAATGACTGCACAGAGACCCTTGAAGCACAGCTGGGGCAATCAAGAGGGTCCTCCTCCTGTGGGGAGGTCTGGCTGCCCCAGTAGCAGGGTGACCAGCGTGCCCACCTCACCAGCCTTGTCCAAAGGGGTTTTACCTATGGGGACTGTCCCATGGGTGGGCACGTACCCCTGTGGGGAGAGTTTGTCCAGCCAGCCGCTGAGCATGGTGGGTCGGGGCTCAGAAAGTGATGTGAAGCTGGCGTAAGGGGAGATGGTGAGGTCATCCAGGACCTCGTCTGGGTAAAGATGGGCTGGCAGGCTGAAAGGGGCACCCTCGGCCTGTGGTGCATCCACAGTGGAGTACCCCTCTGTGTCATTTTGGATGATGCGGTCGATGAGCCGGGACCGGGTCTCCTCGTCCTCACTCCTTCCCTCGCTGCTGCACTCGCTGCTTGTCCTGTGAGAAATGGGGCTGTGAGCGAGCCTGGCTATGGCAGCATGGCTGCTCACCGTGTGGTGGTCTGGTCAGTGCCAGCCCATTTGGGGATGTCTCACATACGCAGATGCTCCTGGCCCCATCCTGGGCTCCTTGGGGTACCTACTGATGTGGCTGTTTGCATCTCCCTGAGAAGAGTGGGACAAAGGCTCAATGCTCATGAGTCCTatggccaccagcagcctgaggcTCAGCCAGTCCTACATGATGGCAAGTCTGGGGCTAGTTGGCAAAATGGGCTTCCCCACCTTGGGTAACACTGCACAGGCCACCACACATCTCCAACCCCCTGGCAtcacctccttcccctctccattCTCCATTTCAATCCAGGCAGCAAACTGAAGCCAGGCAGCTCCCTGATCCCCCGTCCTGCTCCCTCATCTACACCCACCCCAGCTACCCTCTCACCAGGGGTCTCAGCCTGCTGTCTCCTTCTACCACTCCAGTGTTCATGGCACTGTGAAGGTCCTTTTGCTGCGAtaccctcctgcctgctcttgTGTCCAgccaaaatgttttgcaaaggGATTGGGATGGACAGATGGGCCAGTGGAGCTCCTGCATCCACCTCATTTTCTTGGAAAGCCATACTAAACCCCCCAGCCAGGCCTGGTGAGACTATCCAGTCACAACAATAAAAggaaactataaaaataaactgctaagcctgccccttcccctcagCCCTCTCAGCAgatacttttctttccctgaaaaggAAGTATTCTGGAAAATGTCTGACGGCCCCAGG comes from the Falco peregrinus isolate bFalPer1 chromosome 8, bFalPer1.pri, whole genome shotgun sequence genome and includes:
- the ARAP3 gene encoding arf-GAP with Rho-GAP domain, ANK repeat and PH domain-containing protein 3; this translates as MSSPCSLDSDIADWLTTIHLERYQDVFKKHGYHVARDAAWLGGNDLQQLGITATGHRKRILNLAQQTVMLSQSPGETTAGDTHFRATEVLDAPQAGKDAMKGELGGATDAFGTQQRIAAPAQASLPEEDPAPRLVKPVPKPRTVFLRSKPEQSFTPVPLARTTVPTHGPGSDGAPAAFVVLEGFVPGESSTDLESPEPVPPAGSGAAVAMGMAASRLRARESAREETRPPPALDHRQTMEPTKKYPPSVPSVPPRHSHRGQTAEPSPGTVLEGHPASNPPLPTAAIPARRDPSPCPRAASQMGSGQGRVEMVSNVIYEGLEPPSAPTEDSGGEDGPQGQGLIQPPALSLQELTQLDDKPDSSSWPGGGLPPIPQRPTSKPEVSEQPVSPYSETIFGHVAPSREQKGAGIASNQSYETVSELDLEREACRTSSECSSEGRSEDEETRSRLIDRIIQNDTEGYSTVDAPQAEGAPFSLPAHLYPDEVLDDLTISPYASFTSLSEPRPTMLSGWLDKLSPQGNYVFQRRYVRFDGKNLMYFSSEKEPYPKGVIPLSVIEMARSTKDNKFQVFTSHRIFVFRAENEAQRNEWCSTLQKKVMDQRLVGCRPQPANTAHCQKSGVLELKGQKSKVFAALSLPEMWLYKSEQFFKMGIGICLIEMRGSTIREAKNRSFELITPSKIFSFVAESEWEKREWMEALQEAIAETLYDYEVAEKIWSNKANKYCADCWAQSPDWASINLCVVICKQCAGQHRSLGSNISKVQSLKLDTSVWSNEIVQLFIVLGNDRANRFWAAHLPTAEALYPDATAEQRRDFISRKYREGRYRLPHPHCATQEDVLQALCTAVAGPALLKTVLQFFSTSEAGLVADPAACEVATGADLCWGLERKRPRNHSGSASAQEPHLEGVYNEITQPVTHSGYLYRAMPPLKLPGTKKSKEDFQRTWCSLERALLFFETEKCTEPLGHIESGDLISLGVNRAQALASPGPTERFRFTLELFLAGEKVQQLGTDGPETLQAWASAIGKWFTPMSCHCLLGYEFQRVGQLRYKCMLNPERWQQAFFILQKAHLFICPTNDDGAEDSINLRRLQELSLVPPTETPEKKELMILVEMGRTFYLQGLSRADSAAWYTDIQASAGGRGNALRDQQLSRGDIPIIVDSCIAFITQYGLRHEGIYRKNGAKSRIKVLMEEFRRDARNVKLRINDNFIEDVTDVLKRFFRELEDPVFTLELHPQWKEAAEISSKPQRLERYKELIHRLPRLNHKTLAALIGHLYRVQKCADLNQMSTKNLSLLFAPSLFQTDGKGEHEVKVMEDLIDNYVSIFNIDEDQVSQMDLENSLITTWKDTQLSQAGDLIIEVYLEQKLPDCCITLKVSPTMTAEELTNQVLEMRNVAASLDIWLTFEALENGELERPLHPKEKVLEQALQWCKLPEPSAAYLLVRKVPIGEGSCLFTGVKRETPKCGLLKCREEPPRLLGNKFQERYFVIRDRRLLLLKEKRSAKPEREWPLDAAKVYMGVKKKLKPPAQWGFTLTLDKQQLYLVCSGRAELWDWTTSILKAQHDDLRPVIMRRRSSSDLAKQKFGTMPLVPLHGDSTDATMLSANQTLRRLHTRRTLSMFFPMKIHQDSLEEQQEKEVDADPVYEEVGSFAELAALELEQGLLADLSAMPPVDRSKKPAPFPEQPPATALRSSLPASPAQRVAGPSVTKALSLERGLNLESDKVPAQGLRPTKTASLERNVEPSLVLARDWEQTATPGSSPNKETSLEIPRKRSMQPPSPINDKLIQELSSVILKKNEGQPPGPGQPVT